The genomic interval GCCACATCTTCAAGGAAACGCTCAAGGTTCAACTGCCGGCCGTTTTCAGGCGCATCTCCTACGACGACGCGATCGAACTGTACGGCACCGACAAGCCTGAACTCCGCTTTGAAATGCAAATGCAGGACGGAGCATTCCTCGCGGACCTCGGGACCTTCCAGGCGTTCAAGGACGCGATCCAGGGCGGCGGTAAAGTCAAAGCCCTCGTCGTGCCGGGCGTCGCTGAAAAATACAGCCGCAAACTGATAGAAGAACTTGAATCGACCGCTAAAATATACAAGGCGAAAGGTCTTGGATGGATGAAGGTCTCGGGAGCAGAGAAGGCCCCGGCGCTCGAGGGCGGAATTTCCAAGTTCTTCGAAGGAAAAGCGGAATCCGTCTGCGACACCCTCGGCGCGAAACCGGGAGATCTCCTTCTGTTCGTCGCCGATTCAAAGGCGAAGATCGCCTGCACGGCGCTCGGAGCCGTCAGAACAAGGCTCGGCAAGGATCTCGGGCTCTGCGAAGAAGGAAGATTCGAATTCGCCTGGATCGTGGACTTCCCCATGTTCGAGTGGAACGAAGACGAAAACAAATGGGACACCGCGCACCATATGTTCACCTGGCCCCAGGACAAATACCACGCCACGCTTGAATCCGATCCGGGCAGCGTAAAAGGCGATTTGTACGACCTCGTCCTCAACGGCTACGAACTCGCTTCCGGCTCTATCCGAATTCACGATCCCGAACTGCAAAAACGCATTTTCAAGATCGTCGGGTTCAGCGAAGAAGAAGGCCAGAAGAAGTTCGGATTCCTGACCGAAGCGTTCAAATACGGAGCGCCTCCCCACGGAGGCATCGCGCCCGGTTTGGACCGCCTGGTAATGCTCATGGCGGGAGAAACTTCCATAAAAGAAGTCATAGCGTTCCCGAAAAACAGCTTCGCGATCAGCCCGATGGACGATTGTCCGAG from Teretinema zuelzerae carries:
- the aspS gene encoding aspartate--tRNA ligase, translated to MKRTHTCGDLRKSDTGKTVILNGWIHRKRDHGGISFINLRDRYGLTQVVVDSDAAAELSATTAELKMEYCIALEGVVRARPDTMVNPDMATGEIEVAASKIVILSVSDTLPFMIDEKSNANEDLRLKYRYLDLRSAHMQNHIALRSKVAFATRQYLTDRGFFEIETPTFIASTPEGARDYLVPSRLYAGKFYALPQSPQLYKQILMVSGFDKYFQIARCYRDEDARGDRQPEFTQIDIEMSFVGRDDVLSLIEGMMGHIFKETLKVQLPAVFRRISYDDAIELYGTDKPELRFEMQMQDGAFLADLGTFQAFKDAIQGGGKVKALVVPGVAEKYSRKLIEELESTAKIYKAKGLGWMKVSGAEKAPALEGGISKFFEGKAESVCDTLGAKPGDLLLFVADSKAKIACTALGAVRTRLGKDLGLCEEGRFEFAWIVDFPMFEWNEDENKWDTAHHMFTWPQDKYHATLESDPGSVKGDLYDLVLNGYELASGSIRIHDPELQKRIFKIVGFSEEEGQKKFGFLTEAFKYGAPPHGGIAPGLDRLVMLMAGETSIKEVIAFPKNSFAISPMDDCPSEVDQKQLDELHLKIVK